One Acidobacteriota bacterium genomic window, AAAATCGCCCCGGTGAGATTGGCGCGCAAAAGCTGGGCGGAGCGCAGCACGGCGCCCGAGAGATCGGTGAAGGCGAGCTCGGCGCCGGTGAAGATCGCGCCGCGGAGGTCGGCACCGGTGGTTCCCGCCGGTGCCGCCATCGACACCCCCACCATGACGCAATCGCTGAAGTCGGTTTCCCGCGCCTTGACCTTGTCGTCGAAGAATGCCTTCGACAGATCACCACCATTGAAGCGAGCGCCATCGAGGGTGGCGCCCTGAAACTTCGTGCCCAGAAAGCTGGCCCCCTCAAAGTTCGCCTGGGCGAGGGTGGCGCCCCGCAGATCGGTGCCGTTGAGGATCGCGCCGCGGAAGTCGGCTGCGGTGAGATCGACTCCGGAAAGATCGGCACCGGTGAGGTCGACCTTGCGCAGATCGGCGCCGGGGGCAGACTTCGACTTCTGGATCGCTTCGAGACCCGGGGTCACTTCAGTGCGAGCAAAGGTGGTCAGCGTCGGGGCGTCAATGTCCTGAGCATCGAGACTGACCACCAGATAGGGCAACAACACGTTGACCGAGTAGCGGATCGCCTTGAACTTCGCGGCGTCCGGGTCCCAGATCTCGAGCCCCGATTCGCCCTTCAGGATGCCCTCGCCACCGGACCCCGCCGCTGCCCAGCGCATCGGCTGAGCCTCGCTCTGCTCGCGAGTTCCGGAGACGAATCCAAGGCTCGGAATCAGGGTGAGATAAGACTGGTCGTCCATCTCGATCCGCAAGTTGCCATCGGGCGCGAGGTAGAGGATGACCCGTTCCCGATCGGTCGCCTGCGTTGCCTCCATCCACGGAAAGACGAGACCGTTGCGCTGACCCGGCGTCAGGTACCTCTTATCGCCGGTCGCGTTGGTCGATCGCAACGTCACTTTGCCGGCGAACCGCAGCGTCGACACCCGTTCTCTTGTCGACTCCGAGCAGGAAGCGTCCATTCAGGCGGCCCGCCCTCGCCCATCCGCAGCGAGATCCCCGATGGCCTCGTTCGAAGAAGGCTTGTACTCGAAGTCGGTCTGCACCGCGACGTAGCCCCCATCGGTGGCCTCGATCGAGATCTCGGCCTTGTCGAACAGGAACTCGAATCCGGGGATCCGCGGCAAGGCGACCCCCTGCTTCCCCATCAGGGCCACCTCGTTGGCGAACTCCGGCTCGAGGACGAAGCTCCAGATGTAACCGAAATTGTTGGTCGTGATCGACGGAATGGCGGAGTGGATGAGCTTGGTCGTCACCGTACCGGGCACGACCTGAAAGCCGAACTGCAGGGT contains:
- a CDS encoding pentapeptide repeat-containing protein, producing MSTLRFAGKVTLRSTNATGDKRYLTPGQRNGLVFPWMEATQATDRERVILYLAPDGNLRIEMDDQSYLTLIPSLGFVSGTREQSEAQPMRWAAAGSGGEGILKGESGLEIWDPDAAKFKAIRYSVNVLLPYLVVSLDAQDIDAPTLTTFARTEVTPGLEAIQKSKSAPGADLRKVDLTGADLSGVDLTAADFRGAILNGTDLRGATLAQANFEGASFLGTKFQGATLDGARFNGGDLSKAFFDDKVKARETDFSDCVMVGVSMAAPAGTTGADLRGAIFTGAELAFTDLSGAVLRSAQLLRANLTGAILAGVDFTGAQLGGLDQSLAASLPFTYLANAVFSQANLFGVSFAYASLFGASVSINDTSTLEQADFSNAYLAGIDLSGAVLSGSRFDGACLVNTNFVGADLTATLKGSIRTSLANAVLYGAKFQGAKLDGANLSGAAVAFDRGFFPVRYCGANGKPFPSPPDSQPTAHRETTGIDSTTLGPSTICPNGLQWGKRGERSLEQMLTIADPPTEWFPSACRPNQASVARPTRT